From Anaerolineae bacterium, the proteins below share one genomic window:
- a CDS encoding DUF11 domain-containing protein — translation MSKRSLSLSLIFILLISTLAIFSHPALALAQTPPSLEMSVLPQAKYAVAGQAFTYTVVMTNTGPGPAQEVMVFVTPPPGVTQIQAGQHPAWFTSAPASNETGKVAWATLSPMAAGTAVRFEMVVVVLPEMAGQHLVLEDYGIVPMHAGGLLASGPPLKTEVRAAPPTLTATPLPTAITANPPNPTATTLPTPTSPPISLAPTSPAVPTTGASALPSATSTNPTGDSTTLIWPLSGLSLLLLIIVGLAWFWKSR, via the coding sequence TATTATTGATCTCCACCTTGGCCATTTTCAGCCATCCTGCGCTGGCCCTGGCCCAAACGCCGCCTTCTTTGGAAATGAGCGTTTTGCCCCAGGCCAAATATGCCGTGGCCGGCCAGGCGTTTACCTACACGGTGGTTATGACCAATACCGGCCCCGGCCCGGCGCAGGAGGTGATGGTGTTCGTCACCCCTCCTCCCGGCGTCACCCAAATCCAGGCCGGCCAGCACCCGGCCTGGTTCACCAGCGCCCCGGCCTCCAATGAAACGGGCAAGGTGGCCTGGGCCACGCTAAGTCCAATGGCCGCGGGGACCGCAGTTAGATTTGAGATGGTGGTGGTGGTTTTGCCAGAAATGGCCGGGCAGCACCTTGTGCTTGAAGATTACGGGATTGTGCCCATGCATGCAGGCGGCCTTTTGGCTTCCGGGCCGCCGCTCAAAACAGAAGTCCGGGCTGCCCCGCCCACCCTGACCGCCACCCCATTGCCAACGGCGATTACCGCCAACCCGCCCAACCCCACGGCCACAACTTTGCCGACGCCAACCTCTCCCCCGATTTCCCTGGCCCCAACCTCTCCCGCAGTCCCAACAACCGGTGCCTCGGCGTTACCTTCGGCAACCTCAACAAATCCAACCGGCGACTCAACCACCCTCATTTGGCCCTTGAGTGGCCTTTCCCTCCTTTTGCTGATCATTGTTGGCCTGGCCTGGTTTTGGAAAAGCAGGTGA